One stretch of Priestia megaterium DNA includes these proteins:
- a CDS encoding alpha/beta fold hydrolase, translating to MFKDGYVKVNDVNLHYVTKGEGELMLFLHGFPYFWYTWHHQLEEFSKDYRVVAVDMRGYNLSDKPEEISSYSMPLLMEDVKQLIEAFGEKECVLVAHDWGGAVAWAFAYTYPQYVKKLVMFDAPHPYTFIRELAENPAQREASSYMSFFQQPNSQDELLANNSEKLRKMLTEPGIKKGYLTKEEEAKYVEAWNQPNAMKSMLNYYRASSLYPFEERVHKPVVLPHKVFQSPTLIVWGNADEAFENSNLDGIEEYVPNVTIHRLDGVGHAPQHEQPEKVNGFMREFLSK from the coding sequence ATGTTTAAAGACGGTTATGTGAAAGTGAATGATGTAAACCTTCATTACGTAACAAAAGGTGAAGGCGAGCTTATGCTATTTTTACACGGATTCCCTTACTTTTGGTATACGTGGCACCATCAGTTAGAAGAGTTTTCTAAAGATTATCGCGTGGTAGCTGTAGATATGCGAGGCTATAACTTATCAGATAAGCCAGAAGAAATTTCTTCTTACAGCATGCCCCTTCTAATGGAAGATGTAAAACAGTTAATTGAAGCATTTGGTGAAAAAGAGTGTGTGTTAGTGGCACATGATTGGGGCGGTGCTGTTGCATGGGCATTTGCTTATACATATCCCCAGTATGTCAAAAAATTAGTGATGTTTGATGCACCGCATCCTTACACATTTATAAGAGAGCTTGCTGAAAATCCTGCTCAACGAGAAGCAAGCAGCTATATGAGCTTTTTCCAACAGCCAAATTCTCAAGATGAGTTACTAGCGAATAATAGTGAAAAACTAAGAAAAATGCTGACGGAGCCCGGCATTAAAAAAGGCTATTTAACAAAAGAAGAAGAAGCTAAATATGTAGAGGCGTGGAACCAGCCTAATGCGATGAAATCCATGCTTAACTACTACCGTGCGTCTTCTCTTTATCCATTTGAAGAGCGCGTTCATAAACCTGTGGTACTGCCGCATAAAGTGTTCCAATCTCCAACTTTAATTGTGTGGGGAAATGCGGATGAAGCTTTTGAAAACAGTAATTTAGACGGCATTGAAGAGTACGTTCCAAACGTAACGATTCATCGCTTAGACGGTGTAGGACATGCTCCTCAACATGAGCAGCCAGAAAAAGTGAACGGATTTATGAGAGAGTTTTTAAGCAAATAA
- the uxaC gene encoding glucuronate isomerase, which translates to MKEFLADDFLLYTPTAVKLYKYFAKEMPIFDFHCHLDPKEILENKQYKNLTQLWLAGDHYKWRTMRMNGIAEHFITGEASDWEKFFAWAETVPSLIGNPLYHWTHMELKNFFNINKRLSPDTALEIWNECNQKLQSADFTPQSLIKKSNVRFIGTTDDPTSTLKYHQLLKQNSTFETKVVPTFRPDGAMFIERPTFQEWIKNLEHVAKEQVTSLAELIKALKQRVDYFHDNGGRAADHDIPYMQYQEVTLAEAETIFTRRMNGERLSQDELIKYRSFLLKELGKIYAHKQWVMQLHIGAMRNNNTKMKKLLGSDAGFDSIGEADIARGLSEFLNTLDQEDALPRVVLFNLNPKDNPVLASMMGNFYENGVTGKIQFGTAWWFNDHIDGMERQMKDFANVGLFSHFIGMLTDSRSFLSYERHDYFRRILCNLIGEWVEQGKVPNDSTILQALIENISYYNAEKYFLQR; encoded by the coding sequence ATGAAAGAGTTTTTAGCAGACGATTTCTTACTATACACGCCTACAGCTGTTAAGTTATATAAATACTTTGCTAAAGAAATGCCGATTTTTGATTTTCACTGCCATTTAGATCCAAAAGAAATTTTGGAAAATAAACAATATAAAAATCTTACTCAGCTATGGTTAGCAGGAGATCATTACAAGTGGCGAACAATGAGAATGAATGGTATAGCTGAGCATTTCATTACGGGGGAAGCTAGTGACTGGGAAAAATTTTTTGCTTGGGCAGAGACGGTGCCCTCTTTAATTGGAAATCCGCTGTATCACTGGACTCACATGGAATTAAAGAATTTTTTTAATATTAATAAAAGACTTAGTCCAGATACCGCACTTGAAATTTGGAACGAATGCAACCAAAAACTGCAAAGTGCCGATTTTACACCTCAATCGTTAATTAAGAAATCTAATGTACGATTTATAGGGACTACGGATGATCCTACCTCTACCCTTAAATATCATCAATTGCTAAAGCAGAATTCTACGTTTGAAACAAAAGTTGTTCCAACCTTTCGTCCTGATGGAGCAATGTTTATTGAACGTCCAACTTTCCAGGAGTGGATCAAGAACCTTGAACACGTAGCTAAGGAACAAGTAACATCTTTAGCAGAATTAATAAAAGCGCTTAAACAGCGAGTTGATTATTTTCATGACAATGGGGGAAGAGCAGCGGATCATGATATTCCTTACATGCAATATCAAGAAGTGACTCTAGCCGAAGCAGAAACAATTTTTACAAGACGTATGAATGGCGAACGTCTTTCACAAGATGAATTAATTAAGTACCGATCGTTTCTTTTAAAAGAACTAGGAAAAATATACGCTCACAAACAATGGGTAATGCAACTACATATTGGAGCTATGCGAAACAACAACACAAAAATGAAAAAACTTTTAGGGTCGGATGCAGGGTTTGATTCAATTGGAGAAGCAGATATCGCACGAGGATTATCGGAATTTCTTAATACGCTTGATCAAGAAGATGCGCTGCCGAGAGTCGTATTATTTAATTTAAATCCTAAAGACAATCCTGTACTTGCCTCGATGATGGGGAATTTTTATGAAAATGGCGTTACTGGAAAAATTCAGTTTGGTACAGCTTGGTGGTTTAACGATCACATTGATGGAATGGAGCGACAAATGAAAGATTTTGCTAACGTTGGGTTATTCAGTCATTTTATCGGTATGTTGACAGACTCTCGCAGCTTTCTCTCCTATGAAAGACATGATTATTTTCGTAGAATACTATGCAACCTAATTGGCGAGTGGGTAGAGCAAGGAAAGGTTCCCAATGATTCTACAATTCTGCAAGCGCTGATTGAAAATATTTCTTATTACAATGCAGAGAAATACTTTTTACAACGTTAA
- a CDS encoding DUF4190 domain-containing protein, with amino-acid sequence METNTKPQINTNSIVSLTLGVLSIFIPIIGFVTGIIGIILYKKASNQIAATNQGGKGLAIAGLICSIVGVISQLFFVLGIITFVFAGTTVD; translated from the coding sequence TTGGAAACTAATACAAAACCTCAAATAAACACCAACTCTATTGTTTCTCTAACTCTAGGTGTCCTGTCCATTTTTATTCCAATCATCGGGTTTGTTACAGGTATTATTGGAATTATCCTCTACAAAAAAGCATCAAATCAAATAGCTGCTACCAATCAAGGCGGTAAAGGGCTCGCTATCGCCGGGCTGATTTGCAGTATAGTAGGCGTGATTTCTCAGCTGTTTTTTGTATTGGGGATTATTACGTTTGTGTTTGCGGGGACGACTGTAGACTAA
- a CDS encoding antibiotic biosynthesis monooxygenase family protein, which translates to MAGIAKTPEPPYYAVIFASERTEGEKGYGIMADKMVELASKQKGFLGIESARDQDLGITVSYWDSLESIKIWKENSAHRAAQHKGKTEWYQKFSLRVCKVERHSFFEM; encoded by the coding sequence ATGGCTGGAATCGCTAAAACCCCCGAACCGCCTTATTATGCCGTTATTTTTGCTTCTGAAAGAACGGAAGGTGAGAAGGGTTATGGAATAATGGCAGACAAAATGGTAGAGCTTGCATCTAAACAAAAAGGCTTTTTAGGAATAGAAAGTGCCAGAGATCAAGACTTAGGCATTACCGTTTCATACTGGGATTCCTTAGAATCAATCAAAATATGGAAAGAAAACTCAGCCCATCGCGCAGCACAGCACAAAGGGAAAACAGAATGGTATCAAAAGTTTTCGCTTCGGGTTTGTAAAGTGGAGAGACATAGCTTTTTTGAGATGTAA
- a CDS encoding Cof-type HAD-IIB family hydrolase, translating to MSYKIVFFDVDGTLTHHENGTISAKTREIIKCLKHKGLKIVAATGRPLSLCEEVKELGIDTLITANGAFTVHNEKVIHKLSMDKHVAREVFEYAATENHGLSFYTKELSMNGIKDDNILKALKETLSLSDYPQINERIYDEDIYLMCLYADDKTAEQYAQQFPHLMFKRWHPFIVSVLQKEITKSGAILKVLNYFNIHQSEAIAFGDGENDIDMLELAGLGIAMGNGSDKLKSAADFVTKKSSEDGIEFALKKFSIL from the coding sequence ATGAGCTATAAAATTGTATTCTTTGACGTGGACGGAACCCTTACGCACCACGAAAACGGGACTATTTCCGCTAAAACCCGAGAGATTATAAAATGTTTAAAGCACAAAGGATTAAAAATCGTAGCCGCTACTGGAAGGCCTTTATCTCTATGTGAAGAAGTTAAAGAATTAGGTATAGATACGCTCATTACCGCAAACGGAGCGTTTACTGTACATAATGAAAAAGTCATTCACAAGCTGTCCATGGATAAGCACGTTGCGCGCGAAGTCTTTGAATACGCAGCAACAGAAAATCACGGCCTTTCATTTTATACAAAAGAGCTCAGCATGAACGGGATTAAAGATGATAATATTTTAAAAGCACTGAAAGAAACATTATCGCTCAGTGATTATCCTCAAATTAATGAGCGTATTTATGACGAAGATATTTATTTAATGTGCTTATACGCTGATGACAAAACCGCCGAGCAGTATGCACAGCAATTTCCACATTTAATGTTTAAAAGATGGCATCCTTTTATAGTAAGTGTTCTTCAAAAAGAAATCACAAAGTCGGGAGCCATCCTGAAGGTCTTAAACTATTTTAACATCCATCAATCCGAGGCTATCGCATTCGGAGACGGAGAAAATGACATCGATATGTTAGAGTTAGCCGGCCTTGGAATTGCAATGGGCAACGGATCTGATAAGTTAAAAAGCGCCGCTGATTTTGTCACGAAGAAATCGAGTGAAGACGGGATTGAGTTTGCTCTCAAAAAATTCAGCATTTTATAA
- a CDS encoding ROK family protein codes for MPNGDAAYIKKLNRSLIISKIVETGMISRAELSKVTALTKATISAQVASLLEEDIIIETQQDYSNVGRKPIMLSLNETAGYALGIDLDYGQISFTLSNLLGRPVSSDTVKIHDTNYSNIFNVLVKKINDYKDKCLMSRYGLIGVAISIHGLVTTDEIIHYIPRLQWHDISLKEDLEAAVKVDVYLENNANLLAFAERSYTHHKSDNLVCITLRSGIGLGILINNKLSKGHDGYAGEIGHMIVQPNGELCACGNKGCWEKYASESVFLKNLSQRKQVRNMTFKHIEEELDRKDIETHQEMENFIYYISIGLNNIINIYNPEILIIDSELLSRYPDSIQKIKSNLSSSISHYRELLISSTGKKAYELGACALVIKHFLEITMPNLVYSESTENSILK; via the coding sequence ATGCCTAACGGTGATGCAGCTTACATCAAAAAATTAAATCGATCTTTAATTATTAGCAAAATTGTAGAGACAGGAATGATTTCACGAGCTGAATTGTCTAAGGTTACAGCATTAACAAAAGCTACTATCTCAGCACAGGTTGCAAGTTTACTTGAAGAAGATATTATTATTGAGACACAGCAAGACTATTCAAACGTTGGAAGAAAGCCTATAATGCTATCTTTGAATGAAACTGCAGGATACGCACTAGGAATTGATCTAGATTATGGTCAAATCTCATTTACTCTCTCTAACCTTCTTGGTCGTCCAGTTTCTTCAGATACAGTCAAAATACATGATACAAATTACTCGAATATCTTTAATGTATTAGTAAAAAAAATTAACGACTATAAAGATAAATGTCTTATGTCTAGATACGGCCTGATTGGTGTAGCTATTTCCATACATGGTCTCGTTACCACTGATGAAATTATTCATTATATCCCTAGGTTGCAGTGGCATGATATTAGTTTAAAAGAGGACTTAGAAGCAGCGGTAAAAGTGGATGTGTATCTTGAAAATAATGCAAATTTACTAGCTTTTGCTGAGCGATCTTACACACATCATAAATCCGATAACTTAGTATGTATAACGCTTCGTTCAGGTATAGGTCTTGGAATCTTAATAAACAATAAATTATCTAAAGGCCATGATGGCTATGCGGGAGAAATTGGTCACATGATTGTTCAACCAAATGGAGAGCTTTGTGCCTGTGGAAACAAAGGATGTTGGGAGAAATATGCCTCTGAGTCAGTCTTTTTAAAGAACCTTTCCCAAAGGAAACAAGTTCGTAATATGACTTTTAAACATATTGAAGAAGAGCTCGATAGAAAAGATATTGAAACACATCAAGAAATGGAAAATTTTATTTATTATATTTCAATTGGTTTAAATAATATCATCAATATCTATAATCCTGAAATTTTGATTATTGATAGTGAACTACTTTCTCGATACCCAGATTCTATACAAAAAATTAAGAGCAACCTTTCTTCCTCTATAAGTCACTACCGTGAACTATTAATCTCCTCAACCGGAAAAAAGGCATATGAATTGGGTGCATGTGCATTAGTAATTAAGCATTTCCTTGAAATTACAATGCCGAACTTGGTATATTCTGAGTCAACAGAAAACTCTATTTTAAAATAA
- a CDS encoding lactate racemase domain-containing protein translates to MGILQDLLKDIPIPKMAKVQVAFDDKKIHDVQHVLTEKLNQENIKRRITPGMEIAIAVGSRGLDQIVEMTATTVQFIKGLGAIPFIVPSMGSHGGATAEGQQEVLRHLGITEESVQCEIRSSMEVVEIGQLSNGLPVFVDKHASKADGIIVVNRIKPHTAFRGPVESGLMKMISIGLGKQKGAEACHQLGFKYMAENVPAMAKVIMQELPILFGIASIENSFDKVAVIEVLPSEQIEDKETNLQIIAKQLLPKLYFDELDVLVIDEIGKNISGDGMDPNVTGRYPTPYAHGGPAVNKMVVLDLTPQTEGNANGVGTADFTTQRLVDKANLEFMYANGLTSTVVAPTKIPTTLPNDRQAIQAAIKTSNILDFTQVKMVRIKNTLELSEIEISEALLNHIHSHPHMQQSSELYSISFNKEGNFLRAEDRNETII, encoded by the coding sequence ATGGGTATTTTGCAAGATTTATTAAAAGATATTCCTATTCCTAAAATGGCCAAGGTACAAGTGGCATTTGATGATAAAAAAATCCATGACGTTCAACATGTATTAACAGAAAAATTAAATCAAGAAAATATAAAAAGAAGAATAACACCTGGAATGGAAATTGCCATTGCAGTAGGCAGTAGAGGGCTTGATCAAATAGTAGAAATGACAGCTACCACAGTACAGTTCATAAAAGGACTTGGAGCTATTCCTTTTATTGTTCCAAGCATGGGTAGTCATGGCGGAGCAACTGCTGAAGGCCAGCAAGAAGTTTTACGCCATCTTGGAATAACCGAAGAGAGTGTACAATGTGAGATTCGTTCTTCAATGGAGGTAGTGGAAATTGGACAATTATCCAATGGATTACCTGTCTTTGTAGATAAGCATGCTTCAAAAGCTGATGGAATTATTGTTGTAAATCGAATAAAACCACATACAGCTTTTCGCGGTCCAGTGGAAAGTGGTCTCATGAAAATGATTAGCATCGGTTTAGGAAAACAAAAAGGAGCAGAAGCTTGCCATCAGCTAGGGTTTAAATATATGGCTGAAAACGTTCCTGCAATGGCTAAAGTTATTATGCAAGAACTTCCTATTCTATTTGGTATTGCTAGTATTGAAAACTCATTTGATAAGGTAGCTGTAATAGAAGTGTTGCCTTCTGAACAAATTGAGGATAAAGAGACTAATCTACAAATTATAGCTAAACAGCTTTTACCGAAACTGTACTTTGATGAGCTAGACGTGCTGGTTATTGATGAAATTGGCAAAAATATCAGTGGGGATGGAATGGACCCTAATGTCACAGGACGCTACCCAACTCCATATGCTCATGGGGGACCGGCCGTTAATAAGATGGTTGTTTTGGACTTGACTCCTCAAACAGAAGGAAATGCAAATGGAGTGGGAACTGCAGACTTTACAACTCAAAGATTGGTAGATAAGGCAAACCTAGAATTTATGTATGCCAATGGCTTAACTTCAACGGTTGTGGCGCCTACAAAAATACCTACTACGTTACCCAATGATCGCCAAGCAATTCAGGCAGCTATTAAAACAAGTAATATATTAGACTTTACTCAAGTAAAGATGGTGCGAATTAAAAATACGTTAGAGTTAAGTGAAATTGAGATTTCTGAGGCATTGTTGAATCATATCCATTCTCATCCTCACATGCAACAAAGTTCAGAGCTTTATTCTATATCATTTAATAAAGAAGGAAACTTCTTAAGAGCGGAGGACAGGAATGAAACAATTATTTGA
- a CDS encoding SDR family oxidoreductase, protein MKQLFDLTKKTAVVIGGNSVLGSSIAIGLANHGATVAIVGRNLEKAEDVVKEIERNGGKAKAFQADVSARESLIEVASAIEKWSGGWDILLNAPGKNSGTPFFELDMDEWDDIMDVNLKGIVLTCQIFAKKMIEQKRKGSIINISSVSSTTPLSKVFTYSVSKAGLNSVTQFLARELAPTGIRVNAIIPGFFPAEQNKKLLSSQRVEAIMGHTPMKRFGKPEELQGAAVWLSSEKASSFVTGTLIRVDGGFGSMTI, encoded by the coding sequence ATGAAACAATTATTTGATTTAACTAAAAAAACTGCAGTCGTAATTGGTGGGAATAGCGTTTTAGGTTCATCTATAGCGATAGGACTAGCTAATCATGGAGCAACAGTTGCTATTGTAGGCCGTAATCTAGAAAAAGCAGAAGATGTAGTGAAGGAAATAGAACGTAACGGAGGAAAAGCAAAAGCTTTTCAAGCTGATGTCAGTGCTCGTGAATCCTTAATTGAAGTAGCTAGTGCTATCGAAAAATGGTCAGGAGGATGGGATATTCTTCTTAACGCTCCTGGTAAAAATAGTGGAACTCCTTTTTTTGAGCTAGATATGGACGAATGGGATGATATTATGGATGTCAATTTAAAAGGAATCGTACTTACGTGTCAAATTTTCGCTAAAAAAATGATTGAACAAAAAAGAAAAGGCAGTATTATTAACATTTCTTCTGTTTCTTCGACTACTCCGTTATCTAAAGTATTTACGTATTCTGTGTCAAAAGCCGGTCTTAATAGTGTAACGCAATTCTTAGCTAGAGAATTAGCGCCGACCGGTATTCGGGTCAACGCAATTATTCCTGGATTTTTTCCAGCAGAACAAAATAAAAAATTACTAAGTTCACAGAGGGTAGAAGCCATTATGGGACATACACCTATGAAGCGATTTGGTAAGCCAGAAGAACTGCAAGGGGCAGCGGTTTGGCTTTCTTCAGAAAAGGCTTCTAGTTTCGTAACAGGAACGCTAATACGGGTGGATGGTGGATTTGGAAGCATGACAATTTAA
- a CDS encoding cupin domain-containing protein, translating to MKIYKFSKEHGNKVEKYQSHLATYVKMAQTNEAATIGYMYIDGEGTVGHHQAPIPQLFIVVEGEGWVTGEDQKRISIKRGEAALWEKGEWHTSGSEEGMTAIVIQSEELHPETFMERKKHA from the coding sequence TTGAAAATTTATAAATTCAGTAAAGAACATGGCAATAAAGTAGAAAAATATCAGTCGCATTTAGCCACTTACGTAAAAATGGCACAAACAAATGAAGCAGCTACCATTGGCTATATGTATATAGACGGAGAAGGAACGGTAGGGCATCATCAAGCTCCTATACCCCAGCTATTTATCGTTGTCGAAGGTGAAGGATGGGTAACAGGAGAGGACCAAAAACGAATTTCGATTAAACGTGGAGAAGCAGCACTGTGGGAAAAAGGAGAGTGGCATACGTCGGGAAGTGAAGAAGGTATGACTGCCATTGTCATTCAATCGGAGGAGCTACATCCTGAAACATTTATGGAGAGAAAAAAGCACGCTTAG
- a CDS encoding beta-carotene 15,15'-monooxygenase — MVLHKKTVSLVALFLLLLVISSNYVLYHSSFGLQSLPDDLNGVVVGSIVDLSLVAPLLFLAWQRKFSVKYFIVLMATGLIAARFIIPSEYLASFQSVMWLGVGIEGVLILFELSLLFMLVKNVPPIFKRVKSSSLPLLFSFSRALNERFPKQIFIHILCSEMLMFYYAFGTWKKKPSAEANTFTLYKRSSFITFQIMIIHAIVIETLGLHWLLHNTSMTLSIVLLILNIYSTVFFIGDIQALRLNPLRVEDDRIYISFGLAKRMEISFKDIEEIVEDTHILQQKIPNTTIEFIARDFEKVYPDLLLTLKSPIEATLFMGIKKKYQQVAIRVDDPHAFKKIVKERLEKNKQSM, encoded by the coding sequence TTGGTTCTTCATAAAAAAACAGTGTCACTTGTCGCTCTTTTTTTACTGCTGTTAGTAATAAGTTCAAATTACGTGTTGTACCACTCTTCTTTTGGTCTTCAGTCTTTGCCAGATGATCTCAACGGAGTAGTAGTAGGCTCTATTGTAGATTTAAGCCTTGTGGCTCCGCTGTTGTTTTTAGCTTGGCAGCGTAAGTTCAGCGTAAAATATTTTATTGTATTAATGGCCACAGGCCTTATTGCTGCGCGTTTTATCATTCCGAGTGAATACTTGGCTTCTTTTCAGTCGGTTATGTGGCTAGGTGTTGGAATAGAAGGGGTACTCATTCTATTCGAACTTTCACTGCTGTTTATGCTGGTTAAAAACGTACCGCCTATTTTTAAAAGAGTCAAATCAAGTTCTTTGCCGCTTTTATTTTCTTTTTCGCGTGCTCTAAACGAAAGATTCCCCAAACAAATTTTTATACACATACTGTGTTCAGAAATGCTAATGTTTTACTACGCGTTTGGAACGTGGAAGAAGAAGCCGAGTGCTGAAGCCAACACCTTTACTCTGTATAAACGCTCAAGTTTTATTACGTTTCAAATTATGATTATTCATGCGATTGTCATTGAAACATTAGGGCTTCATTGGCTGCTGCACAATACGTCTATGACTCTTTCAATCGTTTTACTGATCCTTAATATTTATAGCACTGTTTTCTTCATAGGAGATATTCAAGCATTAAGGCTTAACCCTTTACGAGTGGAAGATGATCGCATATACATTTCGTTTGGTTTAGCTAAGCGTATGGAAATCTCTTTTAAAGATATTGAAGAAATAGTAGAAGACACTCACATCCTCCAGCAAAAAATACCTAACACCACGATTGAATTTATCGCACGCGATTTTGAAAAAGTTTATCCTGATCTTTTACTAACATTAAAGTCTCCAATTGAAGCAACACTTTTTATGGGAATCAAAAAGAAATACCAGCAGGTCGCCATTCGCGTAGATGATCCTCATGCGTTTAAAAAAATAGTCAAAGAGCGTTTGGAGAAAAATAAACAAAGTATGTAA
- a CDS encoding ABC-2 transporter permease: protein MRGLLLTNYYLIHRSFLTYTALAIVISAVIFYFADPSFYRIIAMLIILLMAMPALEVIKLESKTGYDKYVLTLPISRKNVVQSHYIFYSLIVVSGTILSYAVFSMYSLISKSGVEDIVNLVSFGTFIVLFAGALAYPLLYVFGAEKSDGIVLGGGMGGLFVAISLQGVVGYLVEMLSASSLPVASSFYIPIVYTLFGIVIYILSYFIALSIYRKRQF, encoded by the coding sequence ATGAGAGGTCTATTGTTAACGAACTACTACCTCATTCACCGAAGCTTTTTGACGTACACAGCCCTCGCCATAGTTATTTCTGCGGTCATCTTTTATTTTGCGGATCCTTCATTTTACCGTATTATAGCGATGTTAATTATTTTATTGATGGCAATGCCGGCGCTTGAAGTGATCAAACTAGAAAGCAAAACCGGCTATGACAAATACGTTCTTACTCTTCCGATTAGTCGGAAAAATGTGGTGCAAAGTCACTATATTTTTTACTCTTTGATTGTCGTCAGCGGAACCATACTATCCTATGCGGTTTTTTCAATGTATTCGCTTATTTCCAAGAGTGGAGTAGAGGATATAGTAAACCTCGTTTCGTTTGGTACATTTATCGTTCTTTTTGCCGGTGCACTTGCTTATCCGCTTCTTTACGTATTCGGAGCAGAGAAATCTGATGGGATTGTACTTGGAGGTGGCATGGGGGGTCTCTTTGTTGCGATTTCTTTACAGGGAGTCGTTGGGTACTTAGTTGAGATGTTATCGGCATCAAGCTTGCCGGTCGCTTCTTCTTTTTATATTCCTATCGTATATACACTGTTTGGAATTGTGATATATATTCTTTCTTATTTTATTGCGCTGTCTATCTATCGTAAGAGACAATTTTAG
- a CDS encoding helix-turn-helix transcriptional regulator, with translation MDNRIKELRKFKKLSQEALAIACNVSRQTINAIENNKYDPSLELAFQLADNLEVSVEELFLYKNRGNS, from the coding sequence ATGGATAATCGGATTAAAGAACTAAGGAAATTTAAAAAGCTGTCTCAAGAAGCGCTGGCTATTGCTTGCAATGTGTCAAGACAAACGATTAATGCGATTGAGAATAATAAGTACGATCCAAGCTTAGAGCTAGCATTTCAGTTAGCAGATAATTTGGAGGTTAGTGTAGAAGAATTATTTTTATACAAAAACAGGGGGAATTCATAA